From Granulicella cerasi, a single genomic window includes:
- a CDS encoding nuclear transport factor 2 family protein produces MAGQALGRALATHDVAALQKVWSPKMIVNGPNNTVLTRAEIFQAMKNGQLDYEADYRSTMEKVEFFGDVAVTMGEDTYTPASGPEKGRLLHRRSTNVWQYTDGEWMMIARQATIYDPAVKHY; encoded by the coding sequence ATGGCTGGTCAGGCACTGGGGCGAGCACTGGCGACGCATGATGTTGCAGCGCTGCAGAAGGTTTGGTCGCCGAAGATGATCGTCAACGGCCCCAATAACACGGTGCTGACGCGCGCAGAGATCTTTCAGGCGATGAAGAATGGGCAACTCGACTACGAAGCCGACTACAGGTCGACGATGGAAAAGGTCGAGTTCTTCGGTGACGTAGCCGTCACCATGGGCGAGGACACGTACACACCCGCGTCTGGTCCTGAAAAAGGCAGGCTGCTGCACCGCCGATCGACCAATGTGTGGCAATACACCGATGGTGAATGGATGATGATCGCGCGGCAGGCCACCATCTATGATCCCGCTGTAAAGCACTACTGA
- a CDS encoding SgcJ/EcaC family oxidoreductase encodes MFSEEEKSAIARVVQEFEDAWARRDMTAFRALLTEDCDWVNIVGMHWHGSDEVTEMHRVLLHGRYKGVNVQTVSHEVSEIAPGVALVVQKSQLDDFTTPDGQVVRALQTMGIMVIVKRDGKWLIRASENSSIDPRASMKPTAK; translated from the coding sequence ATGTTTTCCGAGGAAGAGAAGAGCGCAATTGCCCGGGTCGTCCAGGAATTCGAAGACGCGTGGGCGAGGCGTGACATGACAGCATTTCGGGCGTTGCTTACCGAAGACTGCGATTGGGTCAACATCGTTGGCATGCACTGGCACGGTAGCGATGAGGTGACGGAGATGCACCGCGTGCTACTGCATGGACGCTATAAGGGCGTGAACGTGCAAACGGTGTCCCACGAGGTAAGCGAGATCGCGCCGGGCGTGGCGCTGGTCGTGCAGAAGTCGCAACTGGATGATTTCACGACGCCCGACGGCCAAGTCGTCAGGGCCTTGCAGACCATGGGAATCATGGTCATTGTGAAACGCGATGGCAAGTGGCTGATTCGCGCTTCAGAGAATTCGTCTATTGATCCGCGTGCATCGATGAAGCCCACGGCGAAATAA
- a CDS encoding AraC family transcriptional regulator, whose protein sequence is MSCSAARPMTVRRWLPCAELRPFVEAYSIREAGFGRMQAHVPLPARRDCFLEFYLQDRYRVLVVATGEEHWAPRCVLVGPSTRRTADLRLSGSLRVFSVRFSPVGFRALFGIPARLLCDQALEAEHVLGHGIAEVHEQLALAEPTHWESIAEQYLLKRARALKMTDELRIATQAAATIQRSQGMVKVAVAAAASSVSMRHLERVFQEQVGVSPKVFARLLRLNHVLEVAGPTSNWADVASLCGYFDQSHMVRDFRAMTGATPMEFTALRAAPPQG, encoded by the coding sequence ATGAGCTGTTCGGCGGCGCGACCGATGACGGTACGGCGATGGCTACCGTGCGCCGAGTTGCGGCCATTTGTCGAAGCCTACAGCATTCGTGAAGCGGGTTTCGGAAGGATGCAGGCGCATGTGCCGCTGCCCGCCCGCCGTGACTGCTTCTTGGAGTTTTATCTGCAGGATCGCTACCGCGTTTTGGTGGTAGCGACAGGCGAAGAGCACTGGGCTCCGCGTTGCGTCCTGGTGGGGCCGAGCACGCGGCGGACGGCGGACTTGAGGCTCTCCGGCTCGCTGCGCGTTTTTTCTGTTCGTTTTTCGCCGGTCGGCTTTCGCGCGTTGTTTGGAATTCCTGCACGGCTGCTGTGCGATCAGGCACTCGAAGCGGAACATGTCTTGGGGCATGGGATTGCAGAGGTGCACGAGCAGCTTGCGCTGGCGGAGCCGACGCATTGGGAATCAATCGCAGAACAGTATCTGCTGAAGCGCGCGCGCGCCCTAAAAATGACTGACGAACTCCGCATCGCCACACAGGCAGCAGCGACGATCCAGCGGTCGCAAGGGATGGTGAAGGTGGCGGTTGCCGCCGCTGCGTCATCCGTCAGCATGCGGCATCTGGAACGGGTCTTTCAGGAGCAGGTAGGCGTCTCGCCGAAGGTCTTTGCGAGACTTCTTCGTCTGAATCATGTGCTGGAGGTGGCCGGACCAACCAGCAACTGGGCCGACGTTGCCAGTCTGTGCGGCTACTTCGATCAATCCCACATGGTCAGAGATTTTCGGGCGATGACGGGAGCGACGCCCATGGAGTTTACCGCGCTGCGGGCTGCGCCCCCGCAGGGCTGA
- a CDS encoding DMT family transporter — translation MIWIYVFLGLAGVLNTVQSGSNSTLQKVSHHPILPAFVSFAVGLLCLGIAWLGYAAYTRSPMPSASDLARAPWWAWIGGLLGCVYVLAMVNVSSKVGAAVFTGITVTVGIVTSVVMDHFGLLGFEQHKASPWRLLGVVLMLGGIALVSRF, via the coding sequence ATGATCTGGATTTATGTTTTCCTCGGGCTGGCGGGCGTGCTGAATACGGTGCAGTCTGGCAGCAATTCGACTCTGCAAAAGGTGAGCCACCACCCGATTCTCCCGGCGTTCGTTTCGTTCGCCGTGGGGCTGCTGTGCCTGGGAATCGCGTGGCTGGGTTACGCCGCTTACACGCGATCCCCTATGCCGTCAGCTTCTGATTTGGCTCGTGCGCCATGGTGGGCGTGGATTGGCGGTCTCTTAGGCTGCGTCTATGTGCTGGCGATGGTAAACGTCTCGTCCAAGGTTGGTGCTGCCGTCTTCACGGGAATAACGGTCACGGTTGGGATTGTGACTTCAGTCGTGATGGACCACTTCGGTCTTCTCGGCTTCGAACAGCATAAGGCTTCCCCTTGGCGTCTCTTGGGGGTTGTACTCATGCTCGGAGGTATTGCTCTCGTGAGCCGGTTCTAG
- a CDS encoding amidohydrolase family protein — MNRRDFLTSGLAAAFASGACLPMTAEASYPESMLIRGACIVSLDAQLGMLDRGDILIERGVIRDVGRSLRAETQVVLDGNGLIALPGFVDTHWHMWNTLARAWAPTSGGTGFFPAMKQMSALLSPEDTAVSVELALAEAAACGITMVHNFAHNVRSSDHADAEIETMLRSGLRGRFSYGYPQDATSTQKMDFADITRVKKRFFADDGHLELGIATRGPERTPPAVWKEEWSFARPLELPVTTHVDVSRETAPKESVRQLAEAGVLDNRTMLVHLTQASGMEMARAARAGAPVAVTPWTEMRVGYGLTPWKQLREAGLSPSFGVDTVVLSGTADFFSIMRLVLAAEAGRELDQFAVSPAEVLHAATLGGAQAMGAGALTGSLTPGKAADILLLDGSALALTPRTDPVALLAESAQSATIRHVLSNGRFIKRDGVVQGIDLPALRRRASRSWSRIHEQLAKANSQQKVDRS, encoded by the coding sequence ATGAACCGGAGAGACTTCCTCACCTCCGGTCTGGCTGCTGCTTTTGCATCGGGGGCGTGCCTGCCGATGACAGCAGAAGCAAGCTACCCCGAGTCCATGCTGATCCGCGGAGCCTGCATCGTGAGCCTCGATGCGCAACTCGGGATGCTCGACCGTGGCGACATACTTATCGAGCGGGGCGTGATCCGCGACGTTGGGCGGTCGCTTCGCGCGGAGACGCAGGTCGTGCTGGATGGAAACGGCCTCATCGCTTTGCCTGGATTCGTGGACACGCATTGGCACATGTGGAACACGCTGGCCCGGGCATGGGCTCCGACGTCGGGTGGGACAGGATTTTTCCCTGCGATGAAGCAGATGTCAGCTCTGCTGTCGCCCGAGGACACGGCCGTCAGTGTGGAGCTGGCGCTGGCCGAAGCAGCAGCCTGTGGCATCACCATGGTGCACAACTTTGCCCATAACGTCCGCTCCTCAGACCATGCCGATGCGGAGATCGAGACGATGCTGAGGAGTGGATTGCGTGGCAGGTTCTCCTACGGCTATCCGCAAGATGCAACTTCAACGCAGAAGATGGATTTTGCGGACATAACTCGAGTCAAGAAGCGCTTCTTCGCTGATGATGGCCACCTTGAACTGGGTATAGCCACTCGCGGCCCGGAGCGCACGCCTCCTGCGGTATGGAAAGAAGAATGGAGCTTCGCACGGCCGCTCGAATTGCCCGTAACCACGCATGTCGATGTCTCGCGCGAGACTGCGCCGAAAGAGTCTGTCCGTCAGCTCGCCGAGGCAGGTGTACTGGATAACCGCACCATGCTTGTACACCTCACGCAGGCTTCGGGTATGGAAATGGCAAGAGCCGCGCGGGCCGGCGCCCCCGTTGCCGTCACACCATGGACGGAGATGCGCGTCGGCTACGGATTGACACCGTGGAAGCAATTGCGAGAAGCAGGTCTCTCGCCATCGTTCGGGGTCGATACCGTGGTCCTCTCAGGCACGGCGGACTTCTTCTCGATCATGCGTCTTGTGCTGGCGGCGGAGGCAGGGAGAGAGCTGGATCAGTTTGCGGTCAGCCCAGCAGAGGTTCTTCACGCGGCGACACTCGGAGGAGCGCAGGCCATGGGAGCGGGAGCACTCACGGGTTCGCTCACTCCGGGCAAAGCCGCAGACATTCTTCTTCTCGATGGCTCCGCACTCGCACTCACGCCCAGGACAGATCCTGTGGCCCTCCTGGCAGAAAGTGCGCAGAGTGCCACGATTCGCCATGTTTTAAGCAACGGTCGCTTCATCAAGCGCGATGGCGTCGTGCAAGGGATCGACCTCCCGGCATTGCGACGCAGAGCGTCACGGAGTTGGAGCCGCATCCATGAGCAGCTGGCGAAAGCAAACTCACAACAGAAGGTAGACCGTTCATGA
- a CDS encoding glycoside hydrolase family 15 protein, which produces MSLDLNEYAIIGDMRTCALVSRHASIDWLCMPRFDSPAILLKLLDDDRGGSCEVDPGEILTSTRRYVEGTNILETTLETTSGVLRITDFFDVQRHSGGELDSRSEHRCMRLLECTEGDLDVTIRFRPTFGFATCSHSVRAESEGFIYSAEDADGTVLLGVQWSEGVRFVRHDSWHVPLRAGERCWFMIQHRDTAEPLPQLRDQDVDEMLRRTEAYWLEWSSRCTYKGRWEGAILRSILCLKLLTYAPTGAIAAAATCGLPEVIGGERNWDYRFCWLRDASFTVSSFLNCGYRHEARRFLDFIAQRDPSCGKNLQVLYPLCEGSAGERILRHLKGWKRSTPVRIGNAASDQVQLDIYGEYMSALAMYLEDAPASEVEEMRERVEQTVRNVLSFIEGHWQSPDQGLWELQVPPQQHLHSKGMCFVAIGRGLKLAAQLGMSLDVQHWRHLQNRIRQDYLRGAWSNDAQALMQTYDHVRLDASAMRLVLYEALDCREEQTKATVAAIQEALCEGDLVYRYKGDDGLPGQEGCFTVCSFWLASMHAYQGNGDQAIALFERMLGRANDVGLFSEEMLPETFEQIGNFPQAFTHMGVINNGQRILRLLGEQP; this is translated from the coding sequence ATGTCACTGGACCTGAACGAGTACGCGATTATTGGCGACATGCGTACTTGCGCGCTTGTCAGCCGACACGCCTCGATTGACTGGCTATGCATGCCGCGTTTCGACTCTCCGGCGATATTGCTCAAGCTACTGGATGATGATCGAGGCGGGTCGTGTGAAGTAGATCCAGGCGAAATCCTGACGAGCACACGACGTTACGTCGAGGGTACGAACATCCTCGAAACCACGTTAGAGACCACGTCGGGTGTACTGCGCATCACGGACTTCTTCGATGTACAACGTCACAGTGGCGGAGAGCTGGACTCGCGGAGTGAGCATCGCTGCATGCGCCTGCTGGAATGCACTGAAGGCGATCTCGATGTCACCATCCGGTTCAGGCCGACGTTCGGGTTTGCGACATGCTCACATTCTGTAAGAGCGGAGAGCGAAGGTTTTATTTACAGCGCGGAAGACGCCGATGGAACTGTTCTGCTGGGTGTGCAGTGGAGTGAAGGCGTGCGCTTTGTTCGTCACGATTCGTGGCACGTGCCGTTGCGTGCCGGAGAGCGCTGCTGGTTTATGATTCAGCACCGCGATACTGCCGAGCCGTTACCGCAGCTACGGGATCAGGACGTTGACGAAATGTTGCGAAGGACAGAAGCCTACTGGCTGGAGTGGTCTTCGCGCTGTACGTACAAGGGGCGATGGGAAGGTGCAATCCTGCGCAGCATACTGTGCCTGAAGTTGCTGACCTATGCACCTACGGGAGCGATTGCGGCCGCCGCTACCTGCGGTCTTCCGGAAGTGATTGGCGGCGAGAGAAACTGGGACTATCGCTTCTGCTGGTTGCGTGATGCCAGCTTCACCGTGTCATCTTTTCTGAACTGCGGGTACCGGCATGAGGCGCGGCGCTTCCTGGATTTCATCGCACAGCGCGATCCATCCTGTGGGAAGAACCTTCAGGTGCTCTACCCGCTGTGTGAAGGGTCTGCCGGCGAACGCATCCTTCGACACCTCAAAGGGTGGAAGCGTTCCACTCCTGTACGTATCGGGAACGCTGCGTCCGACCAGGTTCAACTCGACATCTACGGGGAATACATGAGTGCCCTGGCTATGTATCTGGAAGACGCGCCGGCGTCCGAGGTCGAAGAGATGCGCGAGCGTGTCGAACAGACCGTGCGCAACGTGCTGTCCTTCATCGAAGGACATTGGCAGTCGCCGGATCAGGGTTTATGGGAACTGCAGGTACCACCGCAACAGCATCTCCACTCGAAAGGCATGTGCTTCGTGGCGATTGGCCGCGGGCTCAAGTTGGCTGCTCAACTGGGGATGAGCCTCGACGTGCAGCATTGGCGTCACCTGCAGAATCGTATCCGCCAGGACTATCTCCGTGGTGCCTGGAGCAATGACGCCCAGGCACTCATGCAGACCTACGATCATGTTCGCCTCGATGCGTCAGCCATGAGGCTGGTGTTGTACGAGGCATTGGACTGCAGGGAAGAGCAGACGAAAGCGACTGTTGCCGCCATCCAGGAGGCGCTATGCGAAGGAGACCTCGTCTACCGGTACAAAGGCGACGATGGACTTCCCGGGCAGGAAGGCTGCTTCACTGTCTGCTCATTCTGGCTGGCAAGCATGCACGCGTATCAAGGCAATGGGGACCAGGCAATTGCGCTGTTTGAACGTATGCTCGGCCGCGCAAATGACGTGGGTCTGTTCTCGGAGGAGATGCTGCCGGAGACGTTCGAACAGATCGGTAATTTCCCGCAGGCGTTTACGCATATGGGTGTGATCAACAATGGACAGCGGATCCTCCGTCTCCTTGGAGAGCAACCATGA
- a CDS encoding Gfo/Idh/MocA family protein, with amino-acid sequence MAVAASSTLSMAQQPAARESSVTLPLDYASSELEKAKIQLPAAPDGRIGFAVVGLGRLALEEILPAFSRCKKARLAALVSGTPSKLKSVADHYGVPESARYNYDNFEEIVRNPDVQVVYIVLPNSMHLDFTRRAAKAGKHVLTEKPMAVSAKECEEMIAACEQAGRLLMVAYRMQYEPYNRELLRLARSGELGRLRTITAQNSQTEGRPQQWRMKRALAGGGALPDIGLYCLNAARFLTGEEPIEVQGSVYSSPGDPRFQEVEEVCAFQLRFPSGITAQGISSYNAHNSRRIRLDFENGWAELDPAFSYAGQQMKICRKVSDKAEDIAMRKLEEKSQFATEMDHMADCVASNRQPHTGGPEGLQDQKLMETIYESAKAGRTIKLQPREGLDVTRGPQPAED; translated from the coding sequence ATGGCGGTTGCAGCTTCATCCACGCTGTCGATGGCACAGCAGCCCGCAGCGCGGGAGTCGAGCGTCACGTTGCCTCTTGACTACGCCTCGAGCGAGTTGGAGAAGGCGAAGATCCAACTCCCGGCAGCCCCGGACGGTCGCATCGGCTTTGCGGTAGTGGGGCTGGGCCGGTTGGCCTTGGAGGAGATACTGCCAGCCTTCAGCCGTTGCAAGAAGGCCCGGCTCGCCGCGCTCGTGAGCGGAACACCGTCCAAGCTCAAGTCGGTAGCTGATCACTATGGCGTTCCCGAGTCGGCGCGCTACAACTATGACAACTTTGAGGAGATAGTCAGGAACCCTGACGTGCAGGTCGTGTACATCGTCCTGCCCAACTCGATGCATCTGGATTTCACCCGGAGGGCCGCGAAGGCGGGAAAGCATGTTCTAACGGAAAAGCCCATGGCCGTCTCTGCGAAGGAGTGTGAAGAGATGATTGCGGCTTGTGAGCAGGCCGGCCGTCTTCTCATGGTGGCCTACCGCATGCAATACGAACCCTATAATCGCGAATTGCTCCGTCTGGCCCGCTCCGGCGAGTTGGGGCGCCTGCGCACCATTACAGCGCAGAACTCGCAAACCGAGGGTAGGCCACAGCAGTGGCGCATGAAGCGTGCACTTGCAGGTGGCGGTGCCCTCCCCGATATTGGTCTCTACTGTCTGAATGCGGCGCGATTCCTCACCGGGGAAGAGCCCATCGAGGTGCAGGGTTCGGTGTACAGCAGCCCCGGCGATCCACGCTTTCAGGAGGTGGAGGAGGTATGCGCCTTCCAGCTACGCTTTCCGAGTGGGATCACGGCCCAGGGGATTTCTTCGTATAACGCGCACAACAGTCGCCGCATACGTCTGGACTTTGAGAATGGCTGGGCAGAGCTTGATCCCGCCTTTTCCTACGCTGGTCAGCAGATGAAGATCTGCCGCAAGGTGTCAGATAAGGCGGAAGACATCGCGATGCGCAAGCTGGAGGAAAAGAGCCAGTTCGCGACCGAGATGGATCATATGGCGGATTGTGTAGCGAGCAATCGTCAACCGCACACGGGAGGCCCCGAAGGTCTTCAAGACCAGAAGCTCATGGAGACAATCTATGAGTCGGCCAAGGCTGGACGGACCATCAAGTTGCAGCCACGCGAAGGACTCGATGTGACGCGAGGTCCACAACCAGCAGAAGACTGA
- a CDS encoding GntR family transcriptional regulator, with the protein MKTPTKPKTRESMADLVTQYLHEQIVSGVLAPGDRITELHIAREFQTSQGPVREAIRRLEGMGLLSTERFKRSTVKVITDSEIQEAYAVRAVLEQLAAEECAKSPNLAVEELRDLAEQARRWAAKGDRSRYVRANAAFHRRIVEQSGNKTLLQAWDVLNLELRSGARIKGAPEEDLMRNQEMHWEILDAIEGKLAAKAGRLLRRHVLQFIRKRSS; encoded by the coding sequence GTGAAGACTCCGACCAAACCCAAGACCCGCGAATCGATGGCGGATCTGGTGACCCAATACCTTCACGAGCAGATCGTGAGTGGTGTGCTCGCGCCGGGCGACCGCATCACGGAGTTGCACATCGCGCGAGAGTTCCAAACCAGCCAGGGTCCTGTGCGCGAGGCCATCCGGCGACTCGAAGGAATGGGGTTGCTCTCTACCGAGCGTTTCAAGCGCAGCACGGTCAAGGTCATTACCGATTCGGAGATCCAAGAGGCGTATGCTGTGCGTGCTGTCCTCGAACAACTTGCGGCTGAAGAATGTGCGAAGTCGCCCAATCTGGCTGTAGAGGAACTGCGCGATCTGGCTGAACAGGCAAGACGCTGGGCCGCCAAAGGTGATCGCTCCCGCTATGTTCGAGCGAACGCTGCGTTCCATCGTCGCATCGTCGAACAGTCGGGAAACAAAACGTTGCTGCAGGCCTGGGACGTTTTGAACCTGGAACTCCGCAGTGGCGCAAGAATCAAGGGAGCCCCGGAAGAAGACTTGATGCGAAATCAGGAGATGCATTGGGAAATACTCGACGCTATCGAAGGTAAGCTTGCGGCGAAGGCGGGCAGGCTTCTTCGCCGTCATGTGTTGCAGTTCATCCGTAAGCGGTCCTCCTAG
- a CDS encoding SMP-30/gluconolactonase/LRE family protein translates to MHKTSKLLITSLFMAASCTSALGQDQVNVQTAVASPFQMNGVAVAADGRMFVSLPRWSQPGSFSLGVVREDKVQPYPGGPWNSVSGDTANHFSSVNAVRVEPGHPETLWVVDQDTGKAGETKLVKIDIRTNVIERVYRLSASEAPAKSGLNDVRVVGEHAFLTESGTGAIIVIDLPTGRVRRLLSSSFKTKAQAKPALVADGHPIIDPSGKPVYVHADDIEVSPDKQWLYFGVPFGGPLWRVRIADLLNEQLDEKTLEAHVENCGPLMPAGGILMLGDGSTLVGDLLDHALARRQPSGQVEVLIKSPMMLWPDAMAVGPDGAVYEAQSQANTSPANNHGRNDTQPPFRILKFTLPKTYTTALNPLKP, encoded by the coding sequence ATGCATAAGACCTCGAAGCTCTTGATCACTTCACTTTTCATGGCGGCATCCTGCACCTCGGCACTCGGACAGGATCAAGTCAACGTGCAAACGGCTGTGGCATCGCCCTTTCAGATGAACGGCGTTGCCGTTGCGGCCGATGGGCGCATGTTCGTGTCTCTCCCGCGGTGGTCGCAGCCCGGGAGCTTCTCGCTCGGTGTGGTGAGAGAGGATAAAGTCCAGCCATATCCGGGTGGACCTTGGAACTCAGTCTCGGGTGATACGGCGAACCACTTCAGCAGCGTGAACGCGGTCCGCGTTGAACCGGGTCATCCCGAAACGCTGTGGGTCGTCGACCAGGACACCGGGAAAGCCGGTGAGACCAAGCTCGTCAAGATCGATATCAGAACCAATGTTATTGAGCGCGTGTATCGGCTGTCTGCGTCAGAGGCACCTGCCAAGAGCGGTCTCAACGACGTACGCGTTGTTGGTGAGCATGCCTTCCTGACCGAGTCCGGCACGGGCGCGATCATCGTGATCGATTTGCCGACAGGGAGGGTGAGACGGCTTCTTTCTTCGTCGTTCAAGACGAAGGCGCAAGCGAAGCCCGCACTCGTTGCTGATGGACATCCGATCATCGACCCATCGGGCAAACCCGTCTACGTTCATGCCGACGATATCGAGGTGAGCCCCGACAAGCAGTGGTTGTATTTCGGCGTGCCGTTTGGTGGTCCGTTGTGGCGTGTCCGTATTGCTGACCTCTTGAATGAACAATTGGACGAGAAAACGTTGGAAGCTCATGTCGAGAACTGCGGACCTCTCATGCCAGCCGGAGGCATCCTCATGTTGGGCGATGGAAGCACGCTGGTAGGAGATTTGCTCGACCACGCACTCGCGCGTCGACAGCCCAGCGGCCAGGTCGAGGTTCTCATCAAGTCACCTATGATGCTTTGGCCGGATGCCATGGCGGTGGGACCAGACGGAGCCGTGTACGAGGCCCAGTCACAAGCGAACACCAGCCCCGCAAACAACCACGGACGAAACGACACGCAGCCACCGTTCCGAATTCTAAAATTCACACTGCCAAAGACCTACACGACAGCACTGAATCCGTTGAAGCCTTGA
- a CDS encoding family 43 glycosylhydrolase: MKISSCLSTAFQASLVFVAALCVKPAYAQAPRVQVLGPHLVALRFSPEYPYARHSQNPLPGEGLVLPAPESSFIKGQAGQGSENKANSAEYRIPVPDFAGDAGITGVSLLADLELTKGASLPSINDAQSTERPTADSAVISRFARSSSTLGHMREFDAGVFGEKMNPAEITIAFSVNAGGRVWLHGSHGPLGQDPILLLRTRAKLGKPVGWRSAEQSGLLLPKISPLFDQFLRDTSIVLAPDGMYYMTGTTGGPEAMVVTSDLSVWKSPDLSHWSPVRDVPRQSTVVWNIDRDGTWMKPITLRDGEPFRPLWAPEIHYINGTFWIPFSVPRHGVTLLRSKTGKAEGPYEIAIKPDKPVSDGIDASLFQDDDGEVYFLYGGGWIAKMKPDMSGIAEPFRHISSASGRDVGFEGVSLFKRDGVYILCAADFVQGDYSTYISTSKSLSGPWSERYLAVPHAGHANFFEDKQHRIWSTYFGNDRHAPFSARPGILPLVQDARGRWHPDLSYKGPEPDRPDKQGITVQVVGAIGPSDGKPQQVGVMPVNDSARRLPLEGLSK; this comes from the coding sequence GTGAAGATCTCATCCTGCCTGTCCACCGCGTTCCAGGCGTCCCTCGTGTTTGTTGCAGCCTTATGCGTAAAGCCAGCTTACGCGCAGGCTCCCAGAGTTCAAGTGCTCGGCCCGCATCTCGTGGCTCTGCGCTTCTCACCTGAGTATCCGTACGCGAGACATAGCCAAAATCCGTTGCCGGGTGAAGGCCTCGTTCTGCCTGCGCCGGAGTCAAGCTTCATCAAAGGGCAAGCGGGCCAAGGATCAGAGAACAAAGCCAATTCGGCGGAATACCGGATTCCCGTGCCGGACTTCGCCGGAGATGCCGGCATCACCGGCGTGTCCTTGCTTGCGGATCTCGAACTGACCAAGGGAGCGAGCCTCCCTAGCATCAATGATGCTCAGTCCACAGAGCGACCCACCGCTGATTCAGCAGTCATTTCCAGGTTTGCTCGATCGAGCAGCACTCTCGGTCACATGCGCGAATTTGATGCCGGCGTGTTCGGCGAGAAGATGAATCCCGCTGAAATTACGATCGCGTTTTCTGTCAACGCTGGCGGCAGGGTTTGGCTGCATGGATCGCACGGCCCCCTCGGGCAAGACCCCATCCTGCTCCTCCGAACCAGAGCGAAGCTCGGGAAGCCTGTTGGGTGGCGGTCTGCAGAGCAATCGGGCTTGCTGCTTCCAAAGATCTCTCCACTCTTTGATCAGTTTCTTCGCGACACTTCCATCGTCCTTGCGCCTGACGGCATGTATTACATGACTGGGACGACTGGCGGCCCGGAGGCAATGGTCGTGACGTCAGACCTTAGTGTGTGGAAGTCGCCTGACCTTTCTCATTGGTCTCCGGTTCGCGACGTGCCCCGGCAGTCTACGGTCGTCTGGAACATCGATCGGGATGGCACGTGGATGAAGCCGATCACGTTGCGAGACGGTGAGCCTTTTCGCCCTCTATGGGCGCCCGAAATCCACTACATAAACGGCACGTTCTGGATTCCTTTTTCCGTGCCGCGGCATGGCGTCACTCTGCTGCGAAGCAAGACTGGCAAAGCAGAGGGTCCGTATGAAATCGCAATCAAGCCGGACAAACCCGTCTCGGATGGCATTGATGCATCGCTCTTTCAGGACGATGACGGCGAGGTCTACTTCCTATACGGTGGCGGGTGGATCGCGAAGATGAAGCCTGACATGAGCGGGATTGCCGAGCCGTTCCGCCACATCAGCAGCGCAAGTGGCAGGGACGTGGGATTTGAAGGTGTTTCTTTGTTCAAGCGGGATGGCGTCTATATCTTGTGCGCCGCCGACTTTGTTCAGGGCGACTACAGCACGTACATCTCTACGTCGAAATCGCTGAGCGGTCCGTGGAGCGAACGGTACCTGGCCGTGCCGCATGCTGGCCATGCAAACTTCTTTGAAGACAAACAGCACCGTATATGGTCAACCTACTTCGGGAACGATCGGCACGCGCCGTTCAGCGCACGGCCAGGCATCCTACCGCTCGTGCAGGATGCGAGAGGTAGGTGGCATCCCGACCTCAGCTACAAGGGGCCTGAACCCGACCGCCCTGATAAGCAGGGCATCACAGTGCAGGTCGTCGGTGCGATCGGGCCGTCCGACGGTAAGCCTCAACAAGTTGGCGTCATGCCCGTAAATGACTCGGCTCGACGGCTTCCGTTGGAAGGGCTGTCGAAGTGA